The Pogona vitticeps strain Pit_001003342236 chromosome 6, PviZW2.1, whole genome shotgun sequence genome contains a region encoding:
- the HCRT gene encoding hypocretin neuropeptide precursor: MATQNLRELPVVSLDELKVSSAKASALDPLQLESCQLLVVCPQVRRATFLFLLFLLCSLTDAKQMVPACCHQKSCSCRIFELLHGMGNHAAGILTLGKRGRATARQAFHSQLYRLFHGSENQAAGILTMGRRAASEWATEPKGNVRNSTAHLAPVLCAPGPNPAGGYLEKDLPPGPKTGAVDSTY, from the coding sequence ATGGCTACCCAAAACCTTAGAGAACTGCCAGTTGTCAGTCTGGATGAGCTAAAAGTCTCATCAGCAAAGGCTTCTGCCTTGGACCCCCTCCAACTTGAAAGCTGCCAACTCCTTGTTGTGTGTCCCCAGGTCCGAAGAGCCACCTTCCTGTTCCTGCTCTTCTTGCTGTGCTCCTTGACCGATGCCAAGCAAATGGTGCCAGCGTGCTGCCATCAGAAAAGCTGCTCATGTCGCATCTTCGAGCTGCTCCATGGAATGGGCAACCACGCCGCTGGCATCCTAACCCTTGGCAAGCGGGGCCGTGCCACAGCCAGGCAGGCCTTCCACAGCCAGCTCTACCGTCTCTTCCACGGCTCAGAGAACCAGGCTGCGGGGATCCTCACCATGGGCAGGAGGGCAGCGAGCGAGTGGGCAACGGAGCCCAAGGGGAATGTCCGCAACAGCACTGCCCATCTGGCACCAGTGCTATGTGCTCCAGGGCCCAATCCTGCTGGAGGCTACTTGGAAAAGGACTTGCCACCCGGACCAAAGACTGGTGCTGTTGATTCCACTTACTAA
- the LOC110074905 gene encoding inactive phospholipase C-like protein 2 encodes MADGTPGVPPSGSPRPGPPRARALSPPPPPPPEEPSAAPAAAQAAGDLSPLRSVSGGSACSSRDNSAERDPSGLVRTAPAAGIMKDGSRQRPLQHKKKTVSFSTMPSNRKLSSTAACISFMLEGCEMKKVRSNSRMYSRFFVLDPDLRFMHWEPSKKDSEKAKIEIKSIKEVRVGKKTPVLRSNGLSDQFPDECAFSIIYGDNYESLDLVASSPDVVNAWVMGLRYLASYGKHTLEGAPETGHPNPRTSWISSVFDIADLEKEGQIPVSRAVQLIRALNPGMKASTIELKFKELQKAASERVGEEVSCEVFVEAYCELCTRPEVFFLLVQFSSNKEFMTVKDLLSFLEAEQGMEGVVEQMCLEIVSKYEPSKEGREKGYLAIDGFTRYLLSADCDIFDPQHRKVCQDMSQPLSHYYISSAHGACLAEDSCFWGGSTSDIGGYVAALKAGCRSLELVVCDGSSGEPVVGAGSRLAFSRVVSAVAEHAFEASEFPLILCLSVRCCVAQQRLVAEYLRKTFGDKLYLTSPNPNEVYLPSPERLKGCVLIKGRKLLPSCQSSEGEVSDEEEALELGLPHSEEHREQPRCRRVLCRELSDLVSLCQTVSFQGFEASRRSQCYWEVCSFSEVEAGRYANEEPEDFVAYNKRFLSRVYPSPMRIDASNMNPQDFWKCGCQMVAMNYQTPGLMMDLNAGWFRQNGGCGYVLRPAIMREEVSYFSANTRDTLPGISAQLLHLKIISGQNLPKPKGSGAKGDVVEPYVCAEMHGIPADCAEKRTKTVLQSGDNPVFEETLEFQVNLPELAILRFMVLDDDYIGDEFIAQYTIPFECLQMGYRHVPLQSLAGEPLPNATLFVHVAITNRRGGGKAQRRGLAGRKGRRMREYTSTKATGIKAIDEVFRTATQPLREATDLRENMQNALVSFKELCGLTPAANIKQCILKLATWLQPSEKESPPAVTLNLGEEYPSMEAQGPVPELLRKVLAAYDTMIQTSRTLIESADAVHAKIIQVQQAGMGFHKELHRLEAKEGLKGRKLQKALESFAWNITVLKGQADLLKHSKAEALDTLWQIHNAAQSCGIGQNGAASPDLFRNRTVLDPIPETEGPSDVGSC; translated from the exons GATGGGTCCCGCCAGCGTCCCTTGCAGCACAAGAAGAAGacagtctccttcagcaccatgcCCAGCAACCGCAAACTCAGCAGCACAGCTGCCTGCATTTCCTTCATGCTGGAGGGCTGTGAGATGAAGAAGGTGCGCTCTAACTCCCGCATGTACAGTCGGTTCTTTGTCTTGGACCCAGACTTGCGCTTCATGCACTGGGAACCTTCCAAGAAGGACTCGGAAAAAGCCAAGATTGAGATCAAGTCGATCAAGGAAGTGCGCGTAGGGAAGAAGACCCCCGTGCTGCGCTCCAACGGCCTCTCAGACCAGTTCCCAGATGAATGCGCCTTCTCCATCATCTATGGAGACAACTACGAGTCCTTGGATCTGGTGGCAAGCTCTCCGGATGTGGTGAATGCTTGGGTGATGGGGTTGAGGTATTTGGCCTCCTATGGCAAGCACACTCTGGAAGGGGCCCCTGAGACCGGGCACCCCAATCCCCGCACCTCCTGGATTTCATCTGTCTTTGACATTGCAGACCTGGAGAAAGAAGGCCAGATCCCTGTTTCTCGGGCTGTCCAGCTTATTCGGGCCCTTAACCCAGGTATGAAGGCGTCAACGATTGAACTGAAGTTCAAAGAGCTTCAGAAAGCAGCCAGTGAGCGGGTTGGGGAAGAAGTGAGCTGTGAGGTCTTTGTGGAGGCTTACTGTGAGCTTTGCACCAGGCCGGAGGTTTTCTTCCTTTTGGTCCAGTTTTCCAGCAATAAAGAATTCATGACCGTGAAGGACCTGTTGAGCTTTCTAGAGGCAGAGCAAGGCATGGAAGGGGTGGTGGAACAGATGTGCCTGGAGATTGTGAGCAAATATGAGCCATCTAAGGAGGGCCGGGAAAAGGGCTACTTAGCTATTGACGGCTTCACTCGCTACCTCCTCTCAGCGGACTGCGACATATTTGACCCCCAACACCGCAAGGTCTGTCAGGACATGAGCCAGCCACTGTCCCACTACTACATTAGTTCTGCGCATGGAGCGTGTCTGGCAGAGGACAGTTGCTTCTGGGGGGGCTCCACCTCAGACATTGGCGGCTATGTGGCAGCACTCAAGGCTGGCTGCCGTAGCCTGGAACTGGTGGTGTGCGATGGCTCCTCTGGAGAACCAGTGGTTGGGGCCGGGAGCCGTTTGGCCTTCTCCAGAGTGGTGAGTGCTGTGGCAGAACACGCCTTTGAGGCCTCCGAGTTTCCCCTCATCCTGTGCCTGTCCGTGCGCTGCTGTGTCGCCCAGCAGAGGCTTGTGGCTGAATATCTGAGGAAGACCTTTGGAGACAAGCTTTACTTGACATCCCCAAACCCAAACGAGGTCTATCTCCCTTCTCCTGAAAGGCTCAAGGGCTGCGTCCTGATTAAAGGCCGGAAGCTGCTCCCGAGCTGCCAGTCAAGTGAGGGAGAGGTGTCTGATGAAGAGGAAGCCTTGGAGCTTGGCTTGCCCCACAGCGAGGAGCACCGGGAGCAGCCCCGTTGCCGGCGGGTCTTGTGTCGTGAACTCTCCGACCTGGTGAGCTTATGCCAGACAGTCTCCTTCCAGGGTTTTGAGGCATCTCGGCGAAGCCAGTGCTACTGGGAGGTTTGCTCCTTCAGTGAGGTAGAGGCTGGACGCTATGCCAACGAGGAGCCAGAGGACTTCGTGGCCTATAACAAGCGCTTCCTGTCCCGGGTTTACCCTAGTCCCATGCGCATCGATGCCAGCAACATGAACCCCCAGGACTTCTGGAAGTGTGGCTGTCAGATGGTGGCCATGAACTATCAGACACCAGGCCTCATGATGGACCTGAATGCTGGTTGGTTCCGCCAGAATGGAGGCTGTGGCTATGTGCTCCGGCCAGCCATCATGCGCGAGGAGGTGTCCTATTTCAGTGCAAACACCAGGGATACCTTACCTGGCATCTCAGCCCAACTGTTGCACCTCAAGATCATCAGTGGTCAAAATCTGCCCAAACCCAAAGGCTCTGGAGCCAAAGGTGATGTGGTGGAGCCGTATGTCTGTGCTGAGATGCATGGTATTCCTGCAGACTGTGCTGAAAAGCGCACCAAGACGGTGCTGCAGAGCGGGGACAACCCAGTTTTTGAGGAGACCCTGGAGTTCCAGGTGAACCTCCCTGAGCTGGCGATCCTACGCTTCATGGTGCTTGACGATGACTACATCGGTGATGAGTTCATTGCACAGTACACCATCCCCTTTGAGTGCCTCCAGATGGGTTACCGCCACGTGCCCCTCCAGTCCCTGGCAGGCGAGCCCCTCCCCAATGCCACCTTGTTTGTGCATGTGGCCATCACCAACcggagggggggaggcaaagcACAACGGCGGGGGCTTGCGGGGCGGAAGGGACGGCGTATGCGGGAGTACACATCCACTAAAGCCACAGGAATCAAGGCCATTGATGAAGTGTTTCGCACTGCCACGCAGCCGCTGCGCGAGGCCACAGACCTGCGGGAGAACATGCAG AATGCTCTGGTTTCCTTCAAGGAATTGTGTGGCCTGACACCAGCAGCCAACATCAAGCAGTGCATCTTAAAGCTGGCCACGTGGCTACAGCCCAGTGAGAAGGAGAGCCCTCCAGCTGTCACTCTGAACCTGGGTGAAGAGTACCCCTCCATGGAGGCGCAGGGCCCCGTCCCGGAACTCCTGAGGAAAGTGCTCGCAGCCTATGACACT ATGATCCAGACAAGCCGGACACTAATAGAGTCTGCTGATGCGGTTCATGCCAAGATTATTCAGGTGCAACAAGCAG GAATGGGTTTTCATAAGGAGCTGCATCGCCTGGAGGCAAAGGAGGGGCTGAAAGGGCGGAAGCTGCAGAAGGCCCTGGAGAGTTTTGCTTGGAACATCACTGTCCTCAAG GGCCAGGCTGATCTGCTCAAACACTCCAAAGCAGAAGCTCTAGATACACTGTGGCAGATCCACAATGCCGCCCAGTCTTGTGGCATTGGGCAGAACGGAGCTGCCTCTCCGGACCTCTTCCGCAACCGAACTGTTCTTGATCCCATCCCTGAAACAGAAGGGCCGAGTGATGTGGGATCCTGCTGA